The Streptomyces sp. NBC_01689 genome includes a window with the following:
- a CDS encoding MGH1-like glycoside hydrolase domain-containing protein, whose product MVRFGRWRGAAAAVALLGGLLGGPGASPAAAGTPGGTPSLPQTGTSFLDHDALLRGVQDPAWFKANIPFLDVPDQQIRDVYYYRWQTYKEHLVYTGPEYGWLSSEFLQPVGYGAPYGGISAAAGHQITEGRWLRDRRYADDVVDYWLGGPGQFPKPRTDGVNADTSDWAHEYSFWAADAVWQQMLATGDRSFAKSQLASLVQQYDGWDNHFNQALGLYWQAPVWDATEYSASSYESSEPYHGGHGYRPTINAYQYGDARAIAAIAALAGDTGTANDFQARATALRGAVQAHLWDEGRQFYYGVARDDNPSLAKTGSRELMGYLPWMFDMAPAANAGAFAQLKDSGGFAAPYGPTTVERRSPWFMYQAGACCRWDGPSWPFATSQTLTAAANLLEDYPAQSVFSGADYVQLLHTYAATQYRDGAPYVAEAHDPDRDSWLYDGNNHSEDYNHSTYNDNVISGLIGLRGQSDDTLVVKPLAPASWDYFALENTPYHGHDVTVLWDRTGSRYGQGAGLHVYVDGRQAAARTGLGAVTVDVGAPDVRPDADPTVDIAANGQRHASGPQPFASYTSPYDNVWNAVDGIVYREGIPENSRWTSYATPHASDSYGVDFGRNQRTADVRLHFYDDGGGVRTPADYDLQYWTGTAWATVPGQSRSPAAPLANGENRITFPALTTSRLRVVAPNAGGGTGWGLSEFEVRAAPVFQIANVNSGKLLAVENASLSDSADVQQYTDNGTPDHLWRLVKAGSGWYKIVNVHSGLLLAVEGASTALSAQIQQYHDSGTSDHLWRLVDAGGGQYKIVNRNSGLVLGVAGMSTGDSADVVQYSDNGTADHLWTLRPAASP is encoded by the coding sequence ATGGTGAGGTTCGGCAGATGGCGGGGCGCGGCCGCCGCCGTGGCGCTGCTCGGTGGTCTCCTCGGCGGACCGGGCGCCTCGCCCGCCGCGGCCGGAACCCCTGGGGGGACGCCCTCCCTCCCGCAGACGGGCACGTCGTTCCTCGACCACGACGCGCTGTTGCGGGGAGTTCAGGACCCGGCCTGGTTCAAGGCCAACATCCCCTTCCTGGACGTGCCCGACCAGCAGATCCGGGACGTCTACTACTACCGGTGGCAGACCTACAAGGAACATCTCGTCTACACCGGCCCGGAGTACGGCTGGCTGTCGAGCGAGTTCCTCCAGCCCGTCGGCTACGGCGCTCCGTACGGCGGGATCTCGGCCGCGGCCGGGCACCAGATCACCGAAGGGCGGTGGCTGCGCGACCGGAGGTACGCCGACGACGTCGTCGACTACTGGCTCGGCGGACCGGGACAGTTCCCCAAACCGCGGACCGACGGTGTGAACGCCGACACCTCGGACTGGGCCCACGAGTACAGCTTCTGGGCGGCCGACGCGGTGTGGCAGCAGATGCTGGCCACCGGCGACCGGAGCTTCGCGAAGTCCCAACTGGCTTCGCTCGTCCAGCAGTACGACGGCTGGGACAACCACTTCAACCAGGCGCTGGGCCTCTACTGGCAGGCGCCGGTGTGGGACGCGACGGAGTACTCCGCCTCGTCGTACGAGTCCTCCGAGCCCTACCACGGGGGCCACGGCTACCGGCCCACGATCAACGCCTACCAGTACGGCGACGCGCGCGCGATCGCAGCGATCGCCGCGCTGGCGGGCGACACCGGTACGGCGAACGACTTCCAGGCCCGCGCCACCGCTCTGCGCGGCGCGGTGCAGGCCCATCTGTGGGACGAGGGGCGGCAGTTCTACTACGGAGTGGCCCGGGACGACAACCCGTCACTGGCCAAGACCGGAAGCCGCGAACTGATGGGCTACCTGCCCTGGATGTTCGACATGGCGCCGGCCGCGAACGCCGGAGCCTTCGCCCAGCTCAAGGATTCCGGCGGATTCGCCGCGCCCTACGGACCGACCACGGTGGAACGGCGCAGCCCCTGGTTCATGTACCAGGCCGGCGCCTGCTGCCGGTGGGACGGTCCCTCCTGGCCGTTCGCCACCTCCCAGACACTGACGGCCGCGGCGAACCTGCTGGAGGACTATCCGGCCCAGTCGGTCTTCTCCGGCGCCGACTACGTCCAGTTGCTGCACACCTACGCCGCCACCCAGTACCGGGACGGCGCGCCCTACGTCGCCGAGGCCCACGACCCGGACCGCGACAGCTGGCTGTACGACGGGAACAACCACAGCGAGGACTACAACCACTCCACCTACAACGACAACGTCATCTCGGGACTCATCGGTCTGCGCGGCCAGAGCGACGACACCCTGGTCGTCAAGCCGCTCGCACCGGCCTCCTGGGACTACTTCGCGCTGGAGAACACCCCGTACCACGGGCACGACGTGACCGTGCTCTGGGACCGCACCGGCAGCCGGTACGGCCAGGGGGCCGGCCTGCACGTCTACGTGGACGGCCGCCAGGCCGCCGCCAGGACGGGGCTCGGCGCGGTCACCGTCGACGTCGGCGCGCCGGACGTCCGCCCGGACGCGGACCCGACGGTGGACATCGCCGCCAACGGGCAGCGCCACGCCTCCGGTCCGCAGCCCTTCGCCTCCTACACCTCCCCCTACGACAACGTCTGGAACGCCGTCGACGGGATCGTCTACCGCGAGGGCATCCCCGAGAACAGCCGCTGGACGTCGTACGCCACCCCGCACGCCAGTGACTCCTACGGAGTCGACTTCGGCCGGAACCAGCGGACCGCCGACGTACGGCTGCACTTCTACGACGACGGAGGCGGGGTGCGCACCCCGGCCGACTACGACCTGCAGTACTGGACCGGCACGGCCTGGGCCACCGTGCCCGGCCAGAGCCGCTCGCCCGCCGCCCCCCTCGCGAACGGCGAGAACAGGATCACCTTCCCGGCCCTGACGACCAGTCGGCTGCGCGTCGTGGCCCCCAACGCCGGCGGCGGAACCGGGTGGGGCCTGTCGGAGTTCGAGGTCCGGGCCGCACCGGTCTTCCAGATCGCCAACGTCAACAGCGGCAAGCTCCTCGCCGTCGAGAACGCCTCGCTCTCCGACAGCGCGGACGTGCAGCAGTACACGGACAACGGCACCCCGGACCACCTCTGGAGGCTCGTCAAGGCCGGGAGCGGCTGGTACAAGATCGTCAATGTCCACAGCGGCCTGCTCCTCGCCGTCGAGGGGGCCTCGACCGCCCTGAGCGCCCAGATCCAGCAGTACCACGACAGCGGCACCAGCGATCATCTGTGGCGGCTGGTGGACGCGGGCGGCGGCCAGTACAAGATCGTCAACCGGAACAGCGGGCTGGTGCTGGGCGTCGCGGGCATGTCCACCGGCGACAGCGCGGACGTGGTCCAGTACTCCGACAACGGCACCGCGGACCACCTGTGGACCCTGCGTCCGGCGGCGTCCCCGTAG
- a CDS encoding nuclear transport factor 2 family protein — MGDQEIRAALDRHWAASAAGDQDTEHEIYHDDVITDYPQSGERIHGRRNLQALRSHHPARLDFILRRILGGGDLWITEYVIEYDGQPASTISIMEFRDGKVAHETQYFADPFAPPAWRARWVDPMPRT; from the coding sequence ATGGGCGACCAGGAGATTCGGGCGGCGCTGGACCGGCACTGGGCGGCGTCCGCCGCCGGGGACCAGGACACCGAGCACGAGATCTACCACGACGACGTCATCACCGATTACCCGCAGTCCGGTGAGCGCATCCACGGTCGCCGCAACCTCCAGGCGCTGCGCTCGCACCACCCGGCCAGGCTCGACTTCATCCTCCGCCGGATTCTCGGCGGCGGCGACCTCTGGATCACCGAATACGTGATCGAGTACGACGGGCAACCGGCGTCCACCATCAGCATCATGGAGTTCCGGGACGGCAAGGTCGCGCACGAGACCCAGTACTTCGCCGATCCGTTCGCCCCGCCCGCCTGGCGTGCGCGGTGGGTGGACCCGATGCCCCGCACCTGA
- a CDS encoding SpoIIE family protein phosphatase: MNGSEVGSTQAATSLPDAGGQASLLVDGAGVVVRWSRAAEELLGRPARWGVGRPVTELFAEAPTGGLGAADTVLRHRDGHAVGCRMRVCAERDPLFGACWRMDLWPAGSEAVPAVDRALLEALFTRSPIGLFVLDPQLRLTRYNAAAQGMQGTRVTEGIGLRPTEAWPDFSSEMAERVMAEVLKTGEPAIAFEKRGRPPGDPEHEHVYSASVFRLQDPDGCVIGLADTVVDVSDRHRAQERLALVAEAGSRIGTTLDVLRTAQELTEVAVPRLADSVSVDLLEPVLAGQELPQGPGETGWALQRAACRSTRTDAAPGVYAVGEPSGYPDSAAAMRVLAERSPCLVRTVDEDSAWIHDDMVRGRRMLEERIHSLMMVPLVAHESVLGLVAFYRRSARGPFEDEDLTLAQDLAGRTAVALDNGRRFVRERNAVLSLQRGMLPQDPPAPHSVRTAHHVVHSGAGGDWADVIALPGARVGLVTGSAPGRGMRTAATMGRLRTALHILAALDLAPDEVMARLDDVVHQMDAESGDPETDSPAAGATCLYLVYNPVTSRCVMTTAGRPGLAVALPDGTVTFPDLPTGSPLGRSGPAFSKFELTVPDQTRLVLYTAGLLQAFGADGGHAEVTRMLTGSRQPPQDLCLSLAETLIPVDPPQDAAVLVACTRALDPTHVATWSLPSVPAAVATARALAAGQLSAWALEDEAFATELIVSELVTNAIRYAEPPVRLRLIHDRTLTCEVSDSSSAAPHLRHARTTDEGGRGLLLVSQFAQRWGTRYEDRGKTIWAEQQLTPAA; the protein is encoded by the coding sequence ATGAACGGATCGGAAGTCGGCAGCACGCAGGCGGCGACATCCCTGCCCGACGCGGGCGGCCAGGCATCGCTCCTGGTGGACGGCGCGGGCGTGGTCGTCCGGTGGAGCCGGGCAGCCGAGGAACTGCTCGGCCGTCCGGCGCGGTGGGGCGTCGGCCGGCCGGTCACGGAACTCTTCGCCGAGGCCCCGACGGGAGGTCTCGGGGCTGCCGACACCGTCCTCAGGCACCGGGACGGGCATGCCGTCGGCTGCCGGATGCGGGTGTGTGCCGAGCGGGACCCGCTGTTCGGGGCGTGCTGGCGGATGGATCTCTGGCCGGCGGGGTCCGAGGCGGTTCCGGCCGTCGACCGGGCCCTGCTGGAGGCCCTGTTCACCCGTTCCCCGATCGGCCTGTTCGTCCTGGACCCGCAGCTGCGCCTGACGCGCTACAACGCGGCGGCGCAGGGGATGCAGGGCACGCGGGTGACCGAGGGGATCGGGCTCAGGCCCACCGAGGCATGGCCGGACTTCAGCTCCGAGATGGCGGAGCGGGTGATGGCCGAGGTGCTGAAGACCGGCGAACCGGCGATCGCCTTCGAGAAGCGCGGGCGACCGCCGGGCGACCCCGAGCACGAACACGTCTACTCGGCCTCCGTGTTCCGCCTGCAGGACCCCGACGGATGCGTGATCGGACTCGCCGACACCGTGGTCGACGTCAGCGACCGGCACCGGGCACAGGAGCGCCTCGCCCTGGTCGCCGAGGCGGGCTCCCGCATCGGGACCACGCTCGACGTGCTGCGCACAGCCCAGGAACTGACCGAGGTCGCGGTGCCACGGCTCGCCGACAGCGTGAGCGTGGACCTCCTCGAACCGGTCCTCGCCGGACAGGAGTTGCCGCAGGGGCCGGGGGAGACCGGGTGGGCCCTCCAGCGGGCGGCCTGCCGGTCGACCCGCACGGACGCCGCGCCAGGGGTCTACGCGGTCGGTGAGCCGAGCGGATATCCCGATTCCGCGGCCGCCATGCGGGTCCTGGCCGAGCGCAGTCCCTGCCTCGTGCGGACGGTCGACGAGGACAGTGCCTGGATACACGACGACATGGTCCGCGGCCGGCGGATGCTGGAGGAGCGGATCCACTCGCTGATGATGGTGCCCCTGGTCGCGCACGAGAGCGTCCTGGGCCTGGTCGCCTTCTACCGCCGCAGCGCCCGGGGCCCGTTCGAGGACGAGGACCTCACCCTCGCGCAGGATCTCGCGGGCCGTACCGCCGTCGCTCTGGACAACGGCCGCCGCTTCGTCCGCGAACGGAACGCCGTGCTCTCCCTGCAGCGCGGCATGCTGCCGCAGGACCCGCCCGCGCCGCACTCGGTACGTACGGCGCACCATGTGGTCCACTCCGGTGCGGGCGGCGACTGGGCGGACGTGATCGCTCTCCCCGGGGCACGGGTGGGACTCGTGACCGGCAGCGCCCCCGGCCGCGGAATGCGGACGGCGGCCACCATGGGCAGGCTGCGGACCGCCCTGCACATCCTCGCGGCCCTGGATCTGGCGCCGGACGAGGTCATGGCCCGACTCGACGACGTCGTCCACCAGATGGACGCGGAGAGCGGCGACCCCGAGACCGACAGCCCGGCCGCCGGGGCCACCTGTCTCTACCTGGTCTACAACCCGGTGACCAGCCGCTGCGTCATGACCACGGCCGGCCGGCCGGGGCTGGCCGTGGCCCTCCCGGACGGGACCGTCACCTTCCCCGACCTGCCCACGGGGTCACCGCTGGGCCGGTCCGGACCGGCGTTCAGCAAGTTCGAACTGACGGTGCCCGACCAGACCCGGCTGGTGCTGTACACGGCCGGGCTGCTGCAGGCATTCGGTGCGGACGGGGGACACGCCGAGGTGACGCGCATGCTGACCGGGTCGCGCCAGCCCCCGCAGGACCTGTGTCTGAGCCTCGCCGAGACCCTCATCCCCGTGGACCCCCCGCAGGACGCGGCGGTGCTGGTGGCGTGCACCCGGGCGCTGGACCCCACCCATGTCGCCACCTGGAGCCTCCCCTCCGTCCCCGCGGCCGTCGCCACCGCCCGCGCGCTCGCCGCGGGCCAACTGAGCGCCTGGGCCCTGGAGGACGAGGCCTTCGCGACCGAACTCATCGTCAGCGAACTGGTCACCAACGCCATCCGGTACGCCGAACCGCCCGTGCGCCTGCGACTGATCCACGACCGCACGCTGACCTGTGAGGTGTCCGACAGCAGCAGTGCCGCCCCCCATCTGCGGCACGCCCGTACCACCGACGAGGGCGGCCGGGGTCTGCTGCTGGTCTCCCAGTTCGCCCAGCGGTGGGGGACCCGCTACGAAGACCGCGGCAAGACGATCTGGGCCGAACAGCAACTCACCCCCGCTGCATGA